A part of Miscanthus floridulus cultivar M001 chromosome 6, ASM1932011v1, whole genome shotgun sequence genomic DNA contains:
- the LOC136456629 gene encoding nuclear pore complex protein NUP50B-like — MADEEQAPSSRKRVAGTQINKDNPEPDDDGPEQEMGTFKKATEEVMATQRIVKVWRQQTSSAPSSNPFSAIRFAPTDSSAQTSAPVPEAQPSDVKADEGSNGNGKDTLSVPEKNAGSGVNTDSGATTEAPPQPVETSDKAEDTKDESGGDKVVVGEPNEGSCMPSEVEGKTKEGDAEEKEGADEAGNNDKISKDDTEKKDGGESETKDGLSDEQRDADKIGKDDTEKKDGGESEQKDADNKGQTSSATPLFSFKNLSSGQNAFTGLTGTGFSSTSFSFGSASKDGSSAGPLFGLKADGSSFRSFNLGTANNGSSATALATSAKAPKKFAMTEGPVETGEENEKAVFTADSALYEYLDGGWKERGKGELKLNVPVSGGERARLVMRTKGNYRLVLNASLYNDMSLKDMDKKGVTFACMNSIGESPSSLATFALKFKDTATREEFKDALESHKTSKAPDVPLKTPENPPKAAEV, encoded by the coding sequence ATGGCAGATGAGGAACAAGCCCCAAGCTCTAGGAAGAGGGTTGCAGGTACCCAAATCAACAAGGATAATCCTGAGCCTGATGATGACGGACCAGAGCAAGAGATGGGTACATTTAAGAAAGCTACTGAGGAAGTTATGGCAACCCAGAGAATTGTAAAGGTTTGGCGCCAGCAGACTTCATCAGCTCCTTCTTCTAATCCTTTCTCTGCAATCAGATTTGCCCCCACTGATTCTAGTGCTCAAACAAGTGCCCCTGTCCCAGAGGCCCAACCTTCAGATGTCAAAGCTGATGAGGGAAGTAATGGTAATGGGAAAGATACTTTGTCTGTGCCAGAAAAGAATGCAGGCTCTGGTGTAAATACCGACTCCGGTGCCACAACTGAAGCACCACCTCAACCTGTTGAAACCAGTGACAAGGCAGAAGACACAAAGGATGAATCTGGTGGAGACAAAGTGGTAGTTGGAGAACCCAACGAAGGTAGCTGCATGCCATCTGAAGTTGAGGGCAAAACAAAAGAGGGAGATGCTGAAGAAAAGGAAGGGGCAGATGAAGCTGGAAATAACGATAAAATTAGCAAGGATGATACTGAGAAGAAAGATGGAGGTGAATCAGAGACCAAGGATGGCCTGTCTGATGAGCAGAGAGATGCTGATAAAATTGGCAAGGATGATACTGAGAAGAAAGATGGAGGTGAATCAGAGCAGAAAGATGCTGATAACAAAGGGCAGACATCATCAGCGACACCCCTTTTCTCGTTTAAGAATCTGTCAAGTGGTCAAAATGCTTTCACAGGTCTGACCGGAACTGGATTTTCAAGCACATCATTCTCGTTTGGCTCAGCCTCTAAAGATGGCTCAAGTGCTGGTCCTTTATTTGGGCTGAAAGCTGATGGTTCTTCGTTCCGTTCTTTTAATCTTGGTACTGCTAACAACGGGAGTTCCGCCACAGCGCTTGCTACTTCAGCAAAGGCACCCAAGAAATTTGCTATGACAGAGGGCCCTGTTGAAACCGGTGAAGAAAATGAGAAGGCTGTATTTACTGCTGATTCTGCTTTGTATGAGTACCTAGATGGGGGCTGGAAAGAAAGAGGAAAAGGTGAACTGAAGCTGAACGTCCCTGTATCTGGCGGTGAGAGAGCCCGGCTCGTCATGAGGACAAAAGGCAACTACCGGCTGGTCCTGAATGCAAGCCTCTACAACGACATGTCACTCAAGGACATGGACAAGAAGGGCGTGACGTTTGCCTGCATGAACAGCATTGGGGAGTCACCGAGCAGCCTTGCCACATTTGCTCTGAAGTTCAAGGACACAGCCACCAGGGAGGAATTCAAGGATGCGTTGGAATCTCACAAGACAAGCAAGGCACCGGACGTGCCGCTGAAGACGCCCGAAAACCCTCCGAAGGCAGCAGAAGTCTGA
- the LOC136456627 gene encoding DExH-box ATP-dependent RNA helicase DExH6-like, translating into MVHPSGVPVRPSSLRYPAVSPRSRFSFGAPQQRSVNRATAAEARHRRSIQTALAASKGPSQPPSSPLDDDNGHEDDRMGRKGRKGKGAAAGAAAGGSGGMREATLVRVSKVLEDFRASNAEVYTFEPDISKQERAAIHEMCRKTGMISKSSGNGTKRRLSVYKRKQKRGPEMEEGPSYLGFSEEARHVLQDLFMHYPPGDADLNGDFDRNSSDKAANIKWKTDSAFCRPAMSKLDITKKVEMLASKVNGSDQLRKIMEDRTKLPISSFKDVITSTLENHQVVLISGQTGCGKTTQVPQYILDHMWGKGESCKIICTQPRRISAISVAERISAERGEAVGDTVGYKIRLESKGGKNSSVLFCTNGVLLRLLIGRGTNTSKARNWKRSLDDAILGITHIIVDEIHERDRFSDFMLTILRDLLPVYPHLRLVLMSATIDAERFSQYFNGCSVIQVPGFTYPVKTFYLEDVLSILQSAGGNHLNTTSDKKESNVLSDDFKSSMDDSINLALVNDEFDPLLELISAEQNTEVYNYQHSETGVTPLIVFAAKGQLGDVCMLLSFGVDCSAQDHDGKSALDWAQQENQQEVCEVIKKHTECSSEKSTEDNELLNKYLATINPEHIDTLLIERLLGKICVDSNEGAILVFLPGWEDINQTRERLFASPFFRDSSRFLVLSLHSMIPSSEQKKVFKHPPAGVRKIILSTNIAETAVTIDDVVFVIDSGRMKEKSYDPYNNVSTLHASWVSKASARQREGRAGRCQPGTCYHLYSRFRASSLPDYQIPEIKRMPIEELCLQVKLLDSNCRIADFLKKTLDPPIPETVRNAIAVLQDLGALTQDEQLTELGEKLGSLPVHPSTTKMLLFAILMNCLDPALTLACAADYRDPFVLPIAPDERKRAAAARVELASLYGGFSDQLAVVAAFDCWRRAKDRGQESQFCAKYFVSSNIMYMLSNMRKQLQNELSQRGFVPADASACSLNSKDPGTQVSMKMQVWKSCMLLDSFNMFLFLYVNYVRVSFVKH; encoded by the exons ATGGTCCACCCGTCTGGCGTGCCCGTTCGTCCGAGCTCGCTGCGCTACCCCGCCGTGTCGCCTCGCTCTAGGTTTTCCTTCGGCGCACCGCAACAGCGCAGCGTCAACAGAGCGACCGCCGCCGAGGCCCGACACCGCCGGTCCATCCAAACCGCGCTCGCCGCATCGAAGGGGCCCTCCCAACCGCCGAGCTCGCCTCTAGACGACGACAACGGGCACGAGGACGACCGGATGGGGAGGAAGGGGCGGAAGGGGAAGGGCGCGGCGGCCGGGGCAGCCGCCGGGGGTAGCGGCGGCATGAGGGAGGCGACGCTGGTGCGCGTCTCAAAGGTGCTCGAGGACTTCCGCGCCTCCAACGCCGAGG TGTACACATTTGAACCTGATATATCCAAACAAGAGCGAGCTGCAATCCATGAGATGTGTAGGAAAACGGGCATGATATCCAAAAGTTCTGG GAATGGGACAAAGCGACGCCTTTCTGTTTATAAAAGAAAACAGAAGCGGGGGCCTGAAATGGAAGAAGGCCCTAGCTACCTTGGGTTTTCTGAAGAGGCAAGGCATGTTTTGCAGGATTTATTTATGCATTACCCTCCTGGTGATGCTGATTTAAATGGGGATTTTGACCGGAATTCTAGTGATAAGGCTGCAAACATCAAATGGAAAACAGATAGTGCGTTTTGCAGGCCAGCAATGAGTAAACTTGATATAACGAAGAAAGTCGAGATGCTTGCCTCTAAAGTAAATGGATCCGACCAGTTGAGAAAG ATCATGGAAGACAGAACAAAACTTCCTATTTCATCCTTCAAGGACGTCATCACTTCAACTTTGGAAAATCACCAG GTGGTTCTTATTTCTGGACAAACAGGCTGCGGTAAAACCACCCAG GTGCCTCAATACATCTTGGATCATATGTGGGGCAAGGGTGAATCATGTAAGATCATATGCACTCAACCACGTCGGATATCAGCTATTTCAG TTGCCGAGCGAATCTCTGCTGAAAGAGGAGAGGCTGTTGGTGACACCGTTGGATATAAG ATACGTTTGGAGTCAAAAGGAGGGAAGAATTCATCAGTCTTGTTCTGCACAAATGGCGTTCTTTTGAGATTACTGATAGGAAGAGGAACTAACACTTCAAAAGCACGAAATTGGAAACGCTCATTAGATGATGCAATTTTGGGAATAACACACATCATTGTG GATGAAATCCATGAAAGGGATAGGTTTTCTGATTTCATGCTGACTATTCTAAG AGACTTGTTGCCAGTGTATCCTCATCTTCGTTTG GTACTCATGAGTGCAACAATTGATGCTGAGCGTTTTTCGCAATATTTCAATGGATGTTCAGTCATTCAAGTCCCTGGTTTTACCTATCCT GTCAAAACTTTCTATTTGGAGGATGTGCTTTCTATTCTACAGTCTGCGGGTGGTAATCATCTTAATACTACCAGTGATAAAAAAGAGAGCAATGTTTTAAGTGATGATTTCAAAAGCTCAATGGATGATTCAATTAACCTGGCTTTGGTCAATGATGAATTTGATCCTCTCCTTGAGCTTATTTCTGCAGAGCAGAACACAGAAGTCTATAATTACCAGCATTCAGAGACTGGTGTAACACCTTTAATTGTTTTTGCTGCGAAGGGTCAGCTTGGGGATGTCTGTATGCTTTTATCTTTTGGTGTGGATTGTTCAGCACAGGATCATGATGGAAAATCCGCATTAGATTGGGCACAACAAGAGAATCAACAAGAGGTCTGTGAAGTAATCAAGAAACATACGGAGTGTAGTTCAGAAAAATCAACTGAAGATAACGAGCTGCTTAATAAGTACTTGGCAACTATTAATCCAGAGCACATTGATACTCTGCTAATTGAACGGTTGCTTGGAAAAATTTGCGTGGATTCCAATGAAGGAGCCATCTTGGTATTTCTTCCTGGCTGGGAAGATATCAATCAAACACGTGAAAGGTTATTTGCTTCTCCATTCTTTCGGGATTCATCAAGATTTCTTGTGTTGTCTCTTCATTCTATGATCCCGTCTTCGGAGCAGAAAAAAGTTTTCAAACATCCACCAGCAGGGGTTCGTAAAATTATTCTCTCAACCAATATTGCAGAGACTGCTGTGACAATTGATGATGTTGTGTTTGTCATAGATAGTGGGAGAATGAAAGAGAAAAGTTACGATCCATACAATAATGTGTCCACGCTTCATGCTTCTTGGGTTTCAAAAGCCAGTGCAAGACAACGCGAAGGGCGTGCTGGCCGATGTCAGCCAGGAACTTGCTATCATCTTTACTCAAGGTTTAGAGCATCATCCTTGCCAGACTACCAAATTCCTGAAATAAAAAGAATGCCCATTGAGGAACTTTGTTTGCAG GTCAAACTGCTTGATTCAAACTGCAGAATAGCAGACTTTCTGAAGAAAACCTTGGACCCTCCAATTCCAGAAACTGTAAGAAATGCTATTGCTGTGCTTCAGGATCTTGGTGCTTTAACACAAGACGAACAACTAACAGAATTAGGAGAAAAGCTGGGTTCCCTGCCAGTCCATCCATCCACCACCAAGATGCTCCTGTTTGCTATATTAATGAACTGCCTGGATCCAGCATTGACATTGGCATGTGCAGCTGATTATAGAGATCCATTTGTCCTTCCAATAGCGCCAGATGAGAGGAAAAGGGCAGCTGCAGCGAGAGTTGAGCTTGCTTCATTGTATGGTGGGTTCAGCGACCAACTTGCTGTTGTGGCGGCATTTGACTGCTGGAGGCGTGCCAAAGATAGAGGCCAAGAATCTCAATTTTGTGCAAAGTACTTTGTCTCTTCAAACATCATGTATATGCTATCAAACATGAGGAAACAACTTCAGAATGAACTGTCTCAAAGAGGGTTTGTCCCTGCAGATGCATCTGCCTGCAGCTTAAATTCTAAAGATCCAGGTACTCAGGTCTCTATGAAAATGCAAGTCTGGAAAAGTTGTATGCTCTTGGATTCCTTTAATATGTTCCTGTTTTTGTATGTGAACTATGTACGTGTTAGTTTTGTGAAACACTAA